The Verrucomicrobiota bacterium sequence GGAGGGCGGCGCGGATGCTGGAGGGGGTATGGTGAACGATTGGGCGCGGACCATGGCCGACTTTGCCGGGGTATTTCAAGAGTTCCGTTCCCGGGAAATTCAGATCAAGGATTTGAACCGTGGTCTGCTGGATATTCCGTCGTTGCGCAACGACGTTGAGGTGTTTCTCTGCTGGGAACTGGGCGAGGAGGAAATTGAGTTCTGGCATGAAATTCACGCCGGGTACGCCGGACGCGAGCGGCTGTAAAAAAATCTCATTTCACTTGCGTCAAAGGCAGGCTAAAGTATTACACTGACGCGCCTTTTAAAGG is a genomic window containing:
- a CDS encoding DUF2203 domain-containing protein, translating into MAYQFSRHHTLAEARALLPRLREWLVQLQVLQKRLDSFERRLAGRLEGGADAGGGMVNDWARTMADFAGVFQEFRSREIQIKDLNRGLLDIPSLRNDVEVFLCWELGEEEIEFWHEIHAGYAGRERL